One Chloroflexota bacterium DNA segment encodes these proteins:
- the eno gene encoding phosphopyruvate hydratase — protein sequence MTIIANVVAREVLDSRGNPTVEVDVELLTGDVGRAIVPSGASTGVHEAHELRDGDKERYGGKGVLKAVENVNDRIAEELVGWDARDQVGIDKMLIELDGTPNKSNLGANAILAVSLATAKAAAFALELPLYRYLGGVSARTLPVPMMNILNGGKHAQDSTDLQEFMVMPVGAPSFREALRWGAETYHSLKKVLKDKGLGTNVGDEGGFAPSLPSNAAAIEVILKAIETAGYRPGEDIWIALDPAASEIYDAERQVYMLTKEGVELDGKGMAEFLAEWANKYPIISIEDGLAEDDWDNWAWLTAAVGDKVQIVGDDLLVTNVTRIERAIEQNTCNSLLCKVNQIGSLTESIAAVDMSHRAGWSVVVSHRSGESEDATIADLVVALNTGQIKTGAPARSDRVAKYNQLLRIEEQLGDDAIYPGMAAFKVKR from the coding sequence ATGACCATTATTGCCAATGTCGTTGCCCGGGAGGTTCTTGACTCTCGAGGCAATCCGACCGTCGAGGTAGACGTCGAACTGTTGACCGGTGATGTCGGCCGGGCGATCGTGCCCTCAGGAGCATCCACCGGTGTGCACGAGGCCCACGAACTTCGCGATGGCGACAAGGAGCGCTATGGCGGCAAAGGTGTTCTGAAGGCTGTCGAAAATGTCAACGACCGGATCGCCGAAGAGCTGGTCGGCTGGGATGCCAGGGATCAGGTCGGCATCGATAAGATGCTCATCGAGCTGGACGGCACCCCCAACAAGAGCAACCTGGGAGCCAACGCCATCCTGGCAGTCTCCCTGGCAACCGCCAAAGCAGCGGCCTTTGCCCTGGAACTGCCTCTCTATCGCTACCTCGGCGGCGTGTCCGCCAGAACGCTGCCCGTGCCAATGATGAACATTCTCAACGGCGGGAAACATGCCCAGGATAGCACCGACCTGCAGGAATTCATGGTGATGCCAGTTGGCGCCCCCAGCTTCCGTGAGGCGCTGCGCTGGGGTGCAGAGACCTATCACAGCCTGAAGAAAGTCCTGAAAGACAAGGGCCTCGGCACCAACGTGGGCGACGAGGGTGGTTTCGCCCCCAGCCTGCCCTCCAACGCCGCCGCCATCGAGGTAATCCTCAAGGCCATCGAAACGGCTGGATATCGGCCCGGCGAGGACATCTGGATCGCCCTGGACCCCGCCGCCAGCGAGATCTACGACGCAGAGCGACAGGTTTACATGCTGACCAAAGAGGGTGTGGAACTGGACGGCAAGGGCATGGCCGAGTTCCTGGCCGAGTGGGCCAACAAGTACCCCATCATCTCCATCGAAGATGGCCTGGCCGAGGACGACTGGGACAACTGGGCCTGGCTGACCGCAGCCGTGGGCGATAAGGTCCAGATCGTCGGCGACGACCTGCTGGTGACCAACGTAACACGCATTGAACGGGCTATCGAGCAGAACACCTGTAACTCGTTGCTATGCAAGGTGAATCAGATCGGAAGCCTGACCGAGTCGATCGCCGCGGTGGACATGAGCCATCGGGCCGGCTGGAGCGTGGTGGTTTCCCACCGTTCCGGCGAAAGCGAAGACGCTACCATCGCAGATCTGGTAGTGGCCCTCAACACCGGTCAGATCAAGACCGGCGCCCCTGCTCGATCAGATCGGGTCGCCAAGTACAACCAGCTGCTGCGAATCGAAGAGCAACTGGGCGATGATGCCATCTATCCCGGCATGGCTGCCTTCAAAGTTAAGCGCTGA